The window GCTGGGCGGCTCGGTCGTGGTCGAAAGCGTGTTCTCGCTGCCCGGGCTCGGACGGCTGGCTTATGAATCCGTCATCCAGCGCGACCTCAATACACTGCTCGGCATCGTCTTCGTTTCGGCGCTGCTCGTCATCCTCGTCAATTTCTTCGTCGATCTTCTCTACGCGCGGCTGGACCCGCGCATCGTGGCCGAGGCCTGAGGCATGGACGCTGCAAAACGCTATTTTCGCAGCCCCGCCGCGGTGGTCGGCCTGATCCTGTTGCTGGCCGTCGTTGCGATGGCGGCCAGCGCCGGCTGGCTGTATCCGCGCGATCCGCTGGCGCTGGCTGGAAGGCCGCTGATCTGGCCATTCTCGAATCCGCGCTTTCTGCTCGGCACCGACAATTCCGGCCGCGACATCGCGGCGCAGATCTTTTACGGCGCACGCATCTCCTTGCTGATCGGCGGCGTCGCAACGGCCATCGCCATCGTCATCGGCGTGTTGATCGGCGCTTTTGCCGGTTACTACGGCGGCTGGATCGACAACGTGTTGATGCGGATCACGGAAGCCTTCCAGACCCTGCCGAATTTCGTTCTGCTGCTGGTGCTGGTGGCCGTGTTCGGCTCAACGCTGACCACGGTCACCATCGCCGTCGGCGTGGTGTCGTGGCCGGCCCCGGCGCGGCTGACACGAGCCGAGTTCATGTCGCTGCGCAACCGGGAATTCGTCCAGGCCGGC is drawn from Nitrobacteraceae bacterium AZCC 2146 and contains these coding sequences:
- a CDS encoding peptide/nickel transport system permease protein (product_source=KO:K02034; cath_funfam=1.10.3720.10; cog=COG1173; ko=KO:K02034; pfam=PF00528,PF12911; superfamily=161098; transmembrane_helix_parts=Inside_1_11,TMhelix_12_34,Outside_35_79,TMhelix_80_102,Inside_103_122,TMhelix_123_145,Outside_146_195,TMhelix_196_218,Inside_219_238,TMhelix_239_261,Outside_262_276); the encoded protein is MDAAKRYFRSPAAVVGLILLLAVVAMAASAGWLYPRDPLALAGRPLIWPFSNPRFLLGTDNSGRDIAAQIFYGARISLLIGGVATAIAIVIGVLIGAFAGYYGGWIDNVLMRITEAFQTLPNFVLLLVLVAVFGSTLTTVTIAVGVVSWPAPARLTRAEFMSLRNREFVQAGRTLGMKDIQLILGEILPNALPPVIVYASVVMAVAILLESALAFLRLSDPNVASWGNLIGLGRDVLRVQWYVSAIPGVAILVTVLAVSLVGQGLNDALNPRLKSR